Part of the Nicotiana sylvestris chromosome 2, ASM39365v2, whole genome shotgun sequence genome, ACAAAGCGTTGAGTTTGTTTAATGAGATGAAGTGTGCAGGCATAACGTTGGACAGGGTTTCTTACAATACGTTACTTGCTATATATGCTAGCTTGGGAAAGTTTGACGAGGCTCTTAGTGTTAGCAGggagatggagagtatgggaattAAGAAAGATGTTGTCACTTACAATGCTCTTCTGGATGGGTTTGGAAAACAAGGGATGTACGCCAAGGTTAAGCAGTTGTTTGCAGAGATGAAAGCTGAAAAGCTTTCACCTAACTTATTGACGTACTCCACGTTGATCAGTGTGTATTTGAAAGGAGGTTTGTATCAGGACGCAGTGGAGGTCTATAAGGAGTTTAAGCGCCAAGGTCTGAAGGCAGATGTCGTTTTTTATAGCAAACTTATTGATGCCTTGTGTAAGAAAGGCCTTGTGGAGTATTCTTCATTGTTGCTCAACGAAATGACCAAGGAAGGGATACAACCAAATGTTGTTACATACAATTCTATAATCAATGCTTTTGGTGAATCAACAAGCAATGATTGTGGATCAGATAATGTCACACAGGTTGTACCCACGGTCCCTGAGAGTAAGGTGGTATGCACTGCAGAGGATAATATCATTAAAATTTTTGAGCAATTAACTACTCAAAAGGCAGCTAACGGGAAGAAAACTAATGGTGAAAAACAGGACTTGCTCTGTATTTTGGGTGTTTTCCATAAGATGCATGAATTACAAATAAAGCCTAATGTAGTCACATTTTCAGCAATCCTGAATGCTTGCAGGTATAATTTTCTTTCTCACTAGTTCCATGTTTTACATTGAATTGTGCTTTCCTTAATGCACCGTCGTTTCATTATGTGAGTGTTAGTATGATCCAGTGCTGTTAAAGACTCGCTTAAAGGGTGCTTAAGCCCTGAAGCTCCGTGAAACCTAGATTGTGTGAAACCCAGATTGTGCTTTGCCTCGCTTAATTGGCGGTTTAATGAAGGCGTCAAGGTGCTAAGGCGTGCACGCTTTCACCAATGGGTTTTGTCTGTAAGGCACAACAACATATATAGAGCTTAATCACAGTTTTTTCATTCTTTGATCCAAATAATTGTTGATTGTGTTTATAGTTACATTTTCATCCATtacatttctatttttgttttttcttcatTGCACTTTTCATCGCTAAAGCCCACATTTTAATTGTGCTTAATCACATAAATGTTTATGTAATTCAACTTTAGAAGGCAGTTCATTGGGTGGAAAAACTCTGGCTTCATCTGGCACTATTTGACGTTTCAATGATTTTTTGGTaacattttattttgttttaatgagCCTTTCCTTCTGGTTGCTAGCTTCGAACTAGATTATTATGCAGCGGGTGTGAACATGGATAGGCTTTTCTATTATtgccaaaagttttttttttttcaaacaaagTTTAGTCTCTCCAAAATCACAAGGAGTGTTAAAAAAATTGCTACTTAAAAGCATCTTTGTGGAATCccaatgtagttgattgattcaAATGTTTATCATAAAGCTGAATGGATTTGTAGATATGATGTGTGACTTAAATATAATTGCAGCCGGTGCAGTTCATTTGATGAAGCTTCACTCTTACTCGAAGAACTTCGCCTATTTGATAATCAAGTATATGGGGTGGCACATGGACTTCTCATGGGTCAGCAGGAAGGTGTATGGACACAAGCTCTATCTCTTTTCAATGAAGTGAAGCAGATGGACTCTTCAACTGCATCTGCCTTTTACAATGCTTTGACTGACATGTTGTGGCATTTTGGTCAGGTAAAACTGCAGCTACATAACAACTGGAGTATTAAAGAGCAGAAAACATAGAGTAAAATTTCTGtatcattttattttaattttatgttGAGTGAAATTTCTCTTTGTAGATGAAGAGATTGTGGCTTATGTGGTGTATAGCTCTAGATATTTCCTTTAATAGGCACGGCCTTCATTGCCTAATATGGAAAATGGCTGCGAAAGAACGCATCATTCCAAAACTCATGCTTTGAACTACTAAACCACATGTGAATTGCTGTGTCCAGCTGCAATTCTTGAATTTAACAGTGAAATTCTCCGAGGAGCAAGAACAAGGAAAAAAGTGAATCCTAATAGGAACTGGTTATGTGCGAACTAGTTCTTTCCACATCCAAAGATATAGTTTCCTTAAGAAAAAGGAGTTGAAATAATATAGCAAGCACACACAAATGATATCCGATCTAGCTTGTGTCATGGCTGTATAGGATCATCTTATTCTCTACTGGTGAAATAGTTACTGCTGACTCTGGGTATTTGGAGTCCGATCTAATTTAATTTTTCCACAGAAACAAGGTGCTCAACTGGTTGTGCTTGAAGGAAAACGTCGCGAAGTGTGGGAGAACACATGGTCTACTTCTTGCTTGGATCTGCATTTGATGTCTTCAGGCGCTGCATGTGCGATGGTCCACGCATGGTTGCTTAGTATACGGTCTATTGTGTATGGAGGCCATGAGCTACCAAAGATATTGAGGTATTTCCTCTTATGTTCTTAGATTTTTCCAGAGTTGGACAAACTATAAGAGTGATATGCATTAAATATTATACTGTCCTTTGCAGCATTTTGACTGGCTGGGGCAAGCACAGCAAGATTACAGGTGATGGCGCTCTGAAACGAGCGATTGAGGGCCTGCTCACAAGCATAGGTGCACCGTTCCAGATAGCCAAGTGTAATATCGGAAGGTTTATATCCACGGGAGCGGTGGTAGCTGCATGGTTGAGAGAATCAGGCACACTGGAAGTACTTGTTCTTCACAATGATAGAAGTCACTTGGGCTCGACAAGGTTTGGTCAAATTTCTAATTTACAGCCGTTGCCATTGTAGTTATTTCTGTATCATTTGACTGGGAATTTGACATCTCAATTCCAGTGTAAATTATATATATTCCTTCTGTTGGGTGAGAAATGTCCGATTCTACTTTCAACTTCCAACTTCCAACTTCCAACTGGACCAAATTGCCAAGAGAATCGTCGACCGGACTCTCCAAAAATGTTTTCAGGTGTACAGTAGGATCTTCCAAAAATAGTGCATTTTTTAAAGATCTGACACGGGTGCATTGTCATTTTTtgagagtccgcgcaacatagaGAATCATGCCCATTGGTCTATTTCGAAAAGAATATTCTGGAGAAGGGAATGGCCTAAGAATAAGATTTTGCATCTAAAATGACAAATATTGTCTGAGGTACACCAGGCAAAGCAATTTAACCTTAGCAGTAAAGGTTAAGGAGTAATTTTATGGAATTAGTTATCCTATTTTCTATATGGGATAACCAATTATACCATTTGTGTGTAAAAATTATCTCGGAATTAACTATTccatatctatatctatactagaTTAAAAGCATGAatgcccttagcgaaatatcgttcgccttttttactctttaaaaatttatttcataTTGGACAAACTTGTAATTTAATTGTTTTTCTATAATTTGGAATTTCAAaattaataaattttttattattaaatattgtcttatttgaactatgtacaAACTCCGATATTTAGGTTATATTATATATAATAGTTAAAGTATAAACACGTAATTGAAGTTTATTTTACTAGCACATTAGGACGAGTAAGAATAAGTctttaaataaatttaaaaacgACATGCCTACGTTCGAAAATAACAATAATTTATGGTTATAATAAATGTATACTATTTTGTAGCTTAAGTTTATGGTAAAATTGTTGTCATGTGATCAGGAGGTGATagattcgagccgtggaaacaattTCTTGCAGAAATATAGGGTAAAGttacgtacaatagacccttgtggtccggcccttcctcggacccctgcgcatagcgggagcatagtgcaccgggctgccttttttattttatttttattttttatttttgtgtagCTTAAGTTTATATTTAAATGTCGCAATATATACTTATATAAACtcataaatgcaattataaatgCAAAtttataaatgcaattataaattTGATAAGGAAACATAGATAAGATATTCAAATTTATTGAGATCAATAGCAATAGGTCGTGCTTTAATTTGTAACAAAATTTTTAAGATAGTTTTAAGTATAAGTTCCTTCCTGCATTTTTCTTTAAAATCTTTTTTAAGTTGAACAATATCGGAAGTCCTTATATTCAGGATTTTAAAATTACTTATaattttattttgtatatttatttatttatttatttgagttAGTCACATATTTATAATACCTTTCATTTATTTTGTTGGACATTATGAAACATGCGGTTTTAGAACCAGCCATAACTATTTGTATGGATACATATATCATCTTATTAGGAGTAAATTAAAAGGTTTAAGGTTAAATTATTCCAAAAATAGGAAAGTATGACATTTTTTTTGGGACAAACTAGAAAAAAAGTATGGCGCATAAATTATGATAGAAAGAGTAGAATTTTAAAATCAATAAAAAATTTATCTTGTATATATCGTTCATTAAATGAATAAGGTAACATAACGATAATTCATTCGAAAAATATGCAGCAAGGCAAAATAAATAACCTTCTTAACAAAAAAGTATTAGAAATTTATGTGGCAACCTTCACACGCACCCACGGGCGGACCTAGGTTGGTAGTTGAGGGTCACGTGACTCCGTTAGCCTCGGCAAAAATTCTgtatatacatattatatatatatgtgtactTATATACGGGaccccttaaatattttaatGATGCCCCCAAACACAAAGTGGTGGATGGAAGAAGTGGTTGCTTTGGGCACTTAAATTCTCTCCTATGTTGTGGTGATGCGGGTTTGAAACCACCCAAAACTTTCCTCagtcttttctccttttttttattttagttctttGAATACAATGTAATTTTTACTTAATagaaaattactttatttttactttaatctTCTTCTTTTTAATATTCAATTATAATTTAGTACTAATACAAAATAgtcaacttaattaattttattc contains:
- the LOC104221428 gene encoding pentatricopeptide repeat-containing protein GUN1, chloroplastic; translated protein: MASSTPPPHCALTTSKPYQNHPLPQQNHPHPNPHHHPRNHPHKVSLNRPTHPRHATTHPPPSQNSSFLSLSSSRSDFSADFSGRRSTRFVSKMHFNRPRVSGTSRHSSFAEQALTEASKNGAVLDQVLLTFESKLLGSDDYTFLFRELGNKGEWLAAMRCFEFAVRRERKRNEQGKLASSMISILGRSGKVDLAEKVFQNAVNEGYGNTVYAYSALISAYAKSGHCNEAIGVFETMKDSGLKPNLVTYNALIDACGKGGADFKKASEIFDEMLRNGVQPDRITFNSLLAVCSGAGLWETARGLFNEMIYRGIDQDIYTYNTFLDVACNGGQVDVAFDIMSEMHAKNILPNQVTYSTVIRGCAKAGRLDKALSLFNEMKCAGITLDRVSYNTLLAIYASLGKFDEALSVSREMESMGIKKDVVTYNALLDGFGKQGMYAKVKQLFAEMKAEKLSPNLLTYSTLISVYLKGGLYQDAVEVYKEFKRQGLKADVVFYSKLIDALCKKGLVEYSSLLLNEMTKEGIQPNVVTYNSIINAFGESTSNDCGSDNVTQVVPTVPESKVVCTAEDNIIKIFEQLTTQKAANGKKTNGEKQDLLCILGVFHKMHELQIKPNVVTFSAILNACSRCSSFDEASLLLEELRLFDNQVYGVAHGLLMGQQEGVWTQALSLFNEVKQMDSSTASAFYNALTDMLWHFGQKQGAQLVVLEGKRREVWENTWSTSCLDLHLMSSGAACAMVHAWLLSIRSIVYGGHELPKILSILTGWGKHSKITGDGALKRAIEGLLTSIGAPFQIAKCNIGRFISTGAVVAAWLRESGTLEVLVLHNDRSHLGSTRFGQISNLQPLPL